In Brienomyrus brachyistius isolate T26 unplaced genomic scaffold, BBRACH_0.4 scaffold850, whole genome shotgun sequence, the sequence GAAAACCATATTCAAAAATAGCAAGACATTTAGAATCTGCCCATAGTGATGAGAAAGAAGTTGCAAAAGCTTTACAATTTTCGAAGAATTCCAGAGAACGTCACATCCAACTTAGCATTCTGAGGAAACGTGGAAATTTCACTCATAATGTAGATACTGTTAGAGGAGGATCAGGAAACATGGTGGCTTGTTATCGTCCCACAAAGACCAGAAAAGCTAAAGATTACATACATTGCCTTCACTGTCAAGGTCTGTACTCTAAGGGTACCCTTTGGAAGCATATTAAAATCTGTCCACAAAATCCAGATCCATCGGAAGGTGGTAAAAAATATGTACGATCATTATGTGCAATGTCTACACCAGTAGGTCTAGATGTTAGCCAGAGCTTCAAGGATGTGCTTTGCAACATGGCATATAATGAAATTTCTGCCATAGTTAGGAGTGATAGATGTATCCTTCAGTTAGGACAGCATTTCTTCAATAAAATAGGATCAGACAAGGGCAAGCATGATTACATAAGGCAGAAACTTAGAGAGATCGGTAGACTTCTGCAGGAAGCACGAAAGTGCACACCACTGCACAACATGGAAGATTTTGTTATTCCGTCCAACTTCCCTCATGTGGTTAAAGCTGTGAAAGTAGTAGCTGGCTACAATGAAGaaacacattcataccaaattcCATCACTGGCTATGAAACTTGGTCATTCTCTTAAGAAAATTGCGAGCATTGTTGAGAGCAATGCCACAATTGTTGGAGATAATGATCTAGCAAAATCTGTTCGTCGTTACCTTCAAGTACATCAAGCTAAGTGGAGTGAGTGCATATCTAGCTGTGCCTTAACTACACTAAGGGAAGCAAAGTGGAACACACCTCAGCTGCTGCCCTTTACTCAAGATGTGAAACTGTTGCACTCACACCTGGAAAAAAAGCAAGAAGAAATGCTTAGGCTACTTAAGATTTGTCCTTCACGAGACAGCTACACTGGACTAACCAAGGTTACCCTCACGCAGGTCATCCTTTTTAACCGGAGAAGAGAGGGTGAGGTCTCAAAAATGCACATGTCCATCTTTGCATCAAGAAACAAAAAAGAACTTCATGATGATCTTGCCATCTGCATGTCGGACTTTGAAAGAAAACTGTGTCAACACTTTATGCGTCTTGAGATTAGGGGCAAGCGAGGTAGGAAGGTTCCTGTTCTTTTAAAACCTTCCATGGTTCATTCCATGGAGCTCCTGATGGAGTTCAGAGAACAATGTGGTGTTCCAACAGAAAACCCTTTTTTGTTTGCTCGACCGGGGGCACTTTCTGCATACCGTGGCAGGGACTGCATACAGCAGTTTGCCAAAGAATGTGGTGCTAAACAACCGGAAGCATTGTCATCCACTAAACTTCGCAAACACATTGCCACGATGTCCAAAGTTTTAAATCTTGAAGAAAATGAAGCAGACCAGTTGGCTGACTTTTTGGGCCATGACATCCGTGTCCACAGAGAATATTACCGCTTGCCTGAAGGAACACTTCAACTGGCAAAAATGAGCAAAGTGTTAATGGCAATGGAAGAAGGAACTCTTTCAGATTTCAAAGGGAAAAAATTGGATGAAATTGAAATCAACCTAGATGGTATGCTAGTATTGTTTAATGTTTCTTTAAATGACTGTATAGTCATAAATCTTTTTAGAGATCTATTTAGAAAAGTTTATTAAATGTTTGTGTTTATAATTAGAAATATTCATCAGATAATATTTTTCTGTTATTAAATGTATCTTTAAATAAGTATATTCAGAAATCAgtttaaattattaattattatattataaattattaataTGCTTCTGAAATGTTTGTGATTATAATTCAAAATATTCATCAGATAAtattttcctgtttcccaaagaAAAAATCGACCCAAGAACCATTGATGACTCATCTAGTTCTGAGGAAGAGGAACCTGACAAACAGAATGATGGTCTGTCTGAAGATTATAGATCTTGTGATGTACAGAATTTGTCTGTTGACTCTACTCAGTCTCACAGTGAAGGTGTGGATGTTGGTCGTGGTGGCGGCAAAGCATCATCCAAGCGAACATGGAATGTTGAGGAAGTAAAAGCTGTTGAGAGACATATGATGAACTTTATCAGAATTTGTAGagttcctggaaagaaagagtgTCTTCAGTGTCTCAATGCAGAACCTGAAGTTCTTAAAAGCAGAACATGGACTGGGGTTAAATTCTacataaaaaatagaataacagcATTAAAGAGAAAAGGTATGATGTAATTCAAAGAACAAAAGAGTTTATGTTAAggttgaaaaataataatacagtcttattttttttagaACAGTAGAGTTGAGAGCTATACGAAGCTTCATATTTTCACTCAGCCCTCACGTCTTTATATTTCAAACAGCAgctatttttttaagttttaaaaaaagttatgaCTGTTTATGATTTTGAAATGTATATTCTTATGTCTTGTTTAATGAAAGATGCCAATTTAtacctgtgtgtatatatgtatacctacatatgtacatataggatggaaaaaacaataaataaaagttCTTGTTAGTCACAAGTTTTTGTCCCTATTTATCCATTTGtaaggatggataataatagacTGCTTATTTTCTGCAATATTTCCATTGCACATTAACACTTTATTTTCCTGATCAGCTCTATAAATTCATGTTTCCCGACCGTGTTATAAATAGCAAACAACTTACAAACTGTTCCTAAAAATCATAAAACGCATTAGATGCTTTTTTCAAATTGTAAACAATGAGAATTACATTTAATTGTAAGTTCTTCTTGACAACTTCTTTTCTGTCCTCATTTGGGGAAAATGTCCTCAAATTagtgctgaactggagtttgtgtgtgtgtgtcgccaTGTCCTCAAAATTCACCTAAAAAATACATGACCTCATTTGCAAGGGTTTTTTTCATACTTTTAAAACAGGatttttttggaaatttcaACTGATGGGCGTGTATACGGCATGCGTATTAGCCATGTTTAGCAATAATTTTGGTTCCAAAGCACTGGGAAAACCTTGTCCCCAAAGTGAGGGTGTTCTGACATAGGTCCCCAAAAGTGATCTAtgcgcgtatgtgtgtgtgtgtgtgtgtgtgtgtgtggttctacacacacttgggtgtcagtcccgctctgtggtcatttgcaaagctttggtagcattgtgatatacattagtgtaaatgtgtaaaaagcatttcaagctgtgtgtgtgagagagagagagagagagagagagagagagagattagccaggccaataacgttcctcttttactcagagttttttgagtgtggtctattgacagagggtaccacagttttcttgtgactttagttttactttaggggaagttaattttcctctcccagataattgtcttgcacattgtaccattaaccaatgcctcccacccctcccatgccagtgtaggtaagaccaaccctgccccccccccccccccccccggaaaaaccctgactcgctttgacctttttctctcatgctggatgctagcggtttttaacatacagtgttttttctcgtgaattcgcccattggctgactgccacactgcctgcgtcctcccccacccacgccagtatgtgacagtatgtatcccccccaccccgggtgattctccaggtcctgtgtttttgatggcgatttgtctcttgttgcgccgtacagcctctaggtggcagaaaccctggtttctgatatatacctgaataaattatgcaaatcggggtcaggtttacatgggtcgggtgccaaacaatgccagtagtgtgtgtgtgtgtgtgtgggggggtgacttcacaggtgctctcctgaaaatgtgtgtatatcattgtttttaaatggcacttactgaaagcagagtggggttcagggcagcttaatgatttgcaaggtgaccatgggtcgtgtttggccaagggggcgctagtgtgttgaggaaaggaacttattctggtctttgcaggctgtgctagaaacccaaacccacccccatggctgtatgtggctccgcactttaaatgcttcttaccccacctcgtttcccatctgcgccctacaacttacaaatccttgcaatgtcacgtgcaagggggccccctactggccaagcaaggccctacagtcgctggtgcccttgggggtccagccgtacagtttttgccaacagcagagtttacactttgactagttatgtgctgtttagttattttgtttttaattaaggtgaacttgcctaagtgaccctgatcagttaaatagggtttttacccacccaacaagcctatcgaaaatggacataccagttaaacggtaaacgatgtgaatcccttatcagattttgattttattctgaatattaaatgtcgtgttttaactcaaccttaaataaattaaagtatctccattttaaagagcactgtgactggatgagagaattgtttcggcgttggcaagtaccaccttagcgtacatttatagaaacggctgaaatatactggataattttgcataatttttattttgccaagcttgattttcttctgtgatttctgaaatctaataaaggttttgatgcatatgcctatttgtattgcacgagtcagtcatgctgtttaataagaatcatttgtatttatacaaacaatgataaaaaaattattgtattaaatggcgtgtttgatgatactgctggtgactccgtggcactctttgagcaacgtgtccgtatcctaattttctaccttctgacacacaaattctcagactaaatgagattactgcagtcccgttgccggggtaatgcaattgtttaggtggatgtcgctgaatgcatttcagtgggaggtccagaaagcctgggacgcgatttgacggggtagaaatgagatgaacggttctgttgtaccttgcagatttgtaccttgcagatttccctcgatttgcttattagttgctggaaatcaatatttaaaaaaaaatgtgcgttgaacatgcctttccatcccgatccatgaacccagttttcccagatatcagcaaaacaatgagaaattctatatataaaaaaaaaaaaatcaacatttgattaagttttattaatgcttgctttcatgttaaaaaattttggtgcacaatttaattttttttttaacacacaacatttggttgaaattgtaacgtggaacatcaagtctggggcgcagttaagggggggagattaggacagtaaaaaacttggaacataactgcattggtgtgggtttgtggcccaatatgatatgcattcatggggcccaaattctctagcagaatcacagcatagatttctttgtatattttttaggtttaaaggactccggagattgagatattgtgtttttaaagtttccttggactcccacagtaaattttacagagctggggtctccataacttttgctgtgcaataaattttgctgactgggaaagggggggggggttccccaagatttttgccggctcgcctacccatcggctcaccttgaaaatgcccaaaatgccacctggctgttcagccctgctataaagttgcagaaagacacgacgttgtactgtgaccttacgatgttacagatccgagaaatagcgtactaagcagcacgtgtttccctgctgtgttaaggtgggccttagaaacccataacgcactaatgcagctctggatggcgggctatgcgtcagtaatgctgtcagagaagattcactcattagtctgatgtgaacttaatcagattatgggtcctttttagtcgcagaatacaacataatccatggcaaatggacatcggtgccgtctttatgatgttatgctgacagtgcctttaatcccaccccccaccccccaccaatccctttcccaacttcatgttgtctcttaatcctgtatgtttcagtaatatgaagacggaatttcagtattctctgttgcggttgttttatttttatctcgcgagtttcatgcatttttaagaaccgcgcagaacatcagttaactctgtgctgctggaatcctgaggattgccttgatgggtagtgtaggagttgaaggatttgcgtagtcagatttaattttttaaaaaggaaatctattaaaaagtaacatgcaaagtagtttattattattatttttttttttttttacataagaatttcaagagaaactgagagcctcgttttaatgggcttgtctggtaaagttagtttgacacttgtactgcatgtattattaaacatttatctatccatccatccatccatcccggctccgtcaacatgcaaacttcagtaattcaaaacacttagtattgagcttccattgtgagccttagcagccaataaacaaaccgccaataatgaatatcacaggctttggtgatggacacagacttccagacacgccccatattcctgacgcattcctcaccatgaccctgtctacttcacattcgcagcccaatatttcattcaaactggagttcgaaagcttgttggagccgaatggacaattttaaagaccaacatggcagaaaattcagttctgaaagaaaggaagtttcgatttttaatgaacttatgagatgcagcagagattcatcttaccctcagtaatctttagttatagctttcagggactgggatatagataatttagaaatgtgctgctttttaaaacactaagtaggattccaatacttttccaagacacggtataatagtataatgtattgttggtgcgctgtgggagggaggtgctgtcctggcaggggagacaggtgactgaaaccttttgtagcgatttgttccgcctgtctgttgggcagaatttagtttgctctctttgtgcttccagtaaatctaggtcccgttcccatcataccagcaagtccgtgcagggtggatctctggctaatctcttttgttgtttgattccctccacggaggaaaaaaaaaagaactcgaggtcacctgcggttccgaaccacatctccagcaggtcagtgatctcagagtagcacatgccgtttataagccaaaagaaaaatggttgaaaagtacgacacctgtgttattatattttggtatttaagtgacagaattccactaaaggtgaattaaaaacttgcttaatttattgagaaatgctgaagaagtaaatgaacaaaggatgagagaagctgctggaatctgaagcagacatgatgcaggttcgaaactgcacagttttgatctggaatatgggacacaatccacattataagcactgagctaaatgccaagttttaaatggctatttatctattacaaccattgtttcagtgaaagttgtatgcagatgtttattacttagtaataaggcaatatttggctcaactatggtttgtctgttactaatgaaataaacttttcctatatatagagacacaggacttttctcacttc encodes:
- the LOC125729875 gene encoding uncharacterized protein LOC125729875 isoform X1; amino-acid sequence: MFLLNNGIIFVFYEYNLSDNCNLHCYRMNSIRRKRCHPLQDVKLHIRLKSDKAVIEERYINVYKGRGVFSTVDICKGDFVVEYRGELLSEKESFKRKNGYSEAKSVFLYDFQWKGKNWCIDASQEDKSLGRLVNDEHRNPNCRMKVVDVEGSPHLCLFAVRDILSGEEINYNYGDSDWPWRRQVAVSSPPKEKSVQNDSQIPQLESGYIEAMDDSHAKKNKSLMDKQMTQASDSFGEVMTAERKRKTSVVAVSSPPKEKSVQNDSQIPQLESGYIEAMDDSHAKKNKSLMDKQMTQASDSFGEVMTAERKRKTSVVAVSSPPKEKSVQNDSQIPQLESGYIEAMDDSHAKKNKSLMDKQMTQASDSFGEVMTAERKRKTSVVAVSSPPKEKSVQNDSQIPQLESGYIEAMDDSHAKKNKSLMDKQMTQASDSFGEVMTAERKRKTSVAMDDSHAKKNKSLMDKQMTQTSDSFGEVMTAERKRKSSMARLQKLKRHHNKCLEHYVMEDNERRRLEKERTLLLCKVSQINEKLESGSGLPSASDEFGHLSADQVEETVMNTYSSSDVSEYTDYSDVDYVPDSDGSSSDESNQSISLSPDVKKTQTSQRFPELSRRKQQIHNEPTKTRKSSQLLTQDFPHSEESVFACNSISVPSSQSVQGKYTKKQYCLFCGKPYSKIARHLESAHSDEKEVAKALQFSKNSRERHIQLSILRKRGNFTHNVDTVRGGSGNMVACYRPTKTRKAKDYIHCLHCQGLYSKGTLWKHIKICPQNPDPSEGGKKYVRSLCAMSTPVGLDVSQSFKDVLCNMAYNEISAIVRSDRCILQLGQHFFNKIGSDKGKHDYIRQKLREIGRLLQEARKCTPLHNMEDFVIPSNFPHVVKAVKVVAGYNEETHSYQIPSLAMKLGHSLKKIASIVESNATIVGDNDLAKSVRRYLQVHQAKWSECISSCALTTLREAKWNTPQLLPFTQDVKLLHSHLEKKQEEMLRLLKICPSRDSYTGLTKVTLTQVILFNRRREGEVSKMHMSIFASRNKKELHDDLAICMSDFERKLCQHFMRLEIRGKRGRKVPVLLKPSMVHSMELLMEFREQCGVPTENPFLFARPGALSAYRGRDCIQQFAKECGAKQPEALSSTKLRKHIATMSKVLNLEENEADQLADFLGHDIRVHREYYRLPEGTLQLAKMSKVLMAMEEGTLSDFKGKKLDEIEINLDEKIDPRTIDDSSSSEEEEPDKQNDGLSEDYRSCDVQNLSVDSTQSHSEGVDVGRGGGKASSKRTWNVEEVKAVERHMMNFIRICRVPGKKECLQCLNAEPEVLKSRTWTGVKFYIKNRITALKRKGMM
- the LOC125729875 gene encoding uncharacterized protein LOC125729875 isoform X19; its protein translation is MFLLNNGIIFVFYEYNLSDNCNLHCYRMNSIRRKRCHPLQDVKLHIRLKSDKAVIEERYINVYKGRGVFSTVDICKGDFVVEYRGELLSEKESFKRKNGYSEAKSVFLYDFQWKGKNWCIDASQEDKSLGRLVNDEHRNPNCRMKVVDVEGSPHLCLFAVRDILSGEEINYNYGDSDWPWRRQVAVSSPPKEKSVQNDSQIPQLESGYIEAMDDSHAKKNKSLMDKQMTQASDSFGEVMTAERKRKTSVAMDDSHAKKNKSLMDKQMTQASDSFGEVMTAERKRKTSVAMDDSHAKKNKSLMDKQMTQTSDSFGEVMTAERKRKSSMARLQKLKRHHNKCLEHYVMEDNERRRLEKERTLLLCKVSQINEKLESGSGLPSASDEFGHLSADQVEETVMNTYSSSDVSEYTDYSDVDYVPDSDGSSSDESNQSISLSPDVKKTQTSQRFPELSRRKQQIHNEPTKTRKSSQLLTQDFPHSEESVFACNSISVPSSQSVQGKYTKKQYCLFCGKPYSKIARHLESAHSDEKEVAKALQFSKNSRERHIQLSILRKRGNFTHNVDTVRGGSGNMVACYRPTKTRKAKDYIHCLHCQGLYSKGTLWKHIKICPQNPDPSEGGKKYVRSLCAMSTPVGLDVSQSFKDVLCNMAYNEISAIVRSDRCILQLGQHFFNKIGSDKGKHDYIRQKLREIGRLLQEARKCTPLHNMEDFVIPSNFPHVVKAVKVVAGYNEETHSYQIPSLAMKLGHSLKKIASIVESNATIVGDNDLAKSVRRYLQVHQAKWSECISSCALTTLREAKWNTPQLLPFTQDVKLLHSHLEKKQEEMLRLLKICPSRDSYTGLTKVTLTQVILFNRRREGEVSKMHMSIFASRNKKELHDDLAICMSDFERKLCQHFMRLEIRGKRGRKVPVLLKPSMVHSMELLMEFREQCGVPTENPFLFARPGALSAYRGRDCIQQFAKECGAKQPEALSSTKLRKHIATMSKVLNLEENEADQLADFLGHDIRVHREYYRLPEGTLQLAKMSKVLMAMEEGTLSDFKGKKLDEIEINLDEKIDPRTIDDSSSSEEEEPDKQNDGLSEDYRSCDVQNLSVDSTQSHSEGVDVGRGGGKASSKRTWNVEEVKAVERHMMNFIRICRVPGKKECLQCLNAEPEVLKSRTWTGVKFYIKNRITALKRKGMM
- the LOC125729875 gene encoding uncharacterized protein LOC125729875 isoform X23, encoding MFLLNNGIIFVFYEYNLSDNCNLHCYRMNSIRRKRCHPLQDVKLHIRLKSDKAVIEERYINVYKGRGVFSTVDICKGDFVVEYRGELLSEKESFKRKNGYSEAKSVFLYDFQWKGKNWCIDASQEDKSLGRLVNDEHRNPNCRMKVVDVEGSPHLCLFAVRDILSGEEINYNYGDSDWPWRRQVAVSSPPKEKSVQNDSQIPQLESGYIEAMDDSHAKKNKSLMDKQMTQASDSFGEVMTAERKRKTSVAMDDSHAKKNKSLMDKQMTQTSDSFGEVMTAERKRKSSMARLQKLKRHHNKCLEHYVMEDNERRRLEKERTLLLCKVSQINEKLESGSGLPSASDEFGHLSADQVEETVMNTYSSSDVSEYTDYSDVDYVPDSDGSSSDESNQSISLSPDVKKTQTSQRFPELSRRKQQIHNEPTKTRKSSQLLTQDFPHSEESVFACNSISVPSSQSVQGKYTKKQYCLFCGKPYSKIARHLESAHSDEKEVAKALQFSKNSRERHIQLSILRKRGNFTHNVDTVRGGSGNMVACYRPTKTRKAKDYIHCLHCQGLYSKGTLWKHIKICPQNPDPSEGGKKYVRSLCAMSTPVGLDVSQSFKDVLCNMAYNEISAIVRSDRCILQLGQHFFNKIGSDKGKHDYIRQKLREIGRLLQEARKCTPLHNMEDFVIPSNFPHVVKAVKVVAGYNEETHSYQIPSLAMKLGHSLKKIASIVESNATIVGDNDLAKSVRRYLQVHQAKWSECISSCALTTLREAKWNTPQLLPFTQDVKLLHSHLEKKQEEMLRLLKICPSRDSYTGLTKVTLTQVILFNRRREGEVSKMHMSIFASRNKKELHDDLAICMSDFERKLCQHFMRLEIRGKRGRKVPVLLKPSMVHSMELLMEFREQCGVPTENPFLFARPGALSAYRGRDCIQQFAKECGAKQPEALSSTKLRKHIATMSKVLNLEENEADQLADFLGHDIRVHREYYRLPEGTLQLAKMSKVLMAMEEGTLSDFKGKKLDEIEINLDEKIDPRTIDDSSSSEEEEPDKQNDGLSEDYRSCDVQNLSVDSTQSHSEGVDVGRGGGKASSKRTWNVEEVKAVERHMMNFIRICRVPGKKECLQCLNAEPEVLKSRTWTGVKFYIKNRITALKRKGMM
- the LOC125729875 gene encoding uncharacterized protein LOC125729875 isoform X7 codes for the protein MFLLNNGIIFVFYEYNLSDNCNLHCYRMNSIRRKRCHPLQDVKLHIRLKSDKAVIEERYINVYKGRGVFSTVDICKGDFVVEYRGELLSEKESFKRKNGYSEAKSVFLYDFQWKGKNWCIDASQEDKSLGRLVNDEHRNPNCRMKVVDVEGSPHLCLFAVRDILSGEEINYNYGDSDWPWRRQVAVSSPPKEKSVQNDSQIPQLESGYIEAMDDSHAKKNKSLMDKQMTQASDSFGEVMTAERKRKTSVVAVSSPPKEKSVQNDSQIPQLESGYIEAMDDSHAKKNKSLMDKQMTQASDSFGEVMTAERKRKTSVVAVSSPPKEKSVQNDSQIPQLESGYIEAMDDSHAKKNKSLMDKQMTQASDSFGEVMTAERKRKTSVAMDDSHAKKNKSLMDKQMTQTSDSFGEVMTAERKRKSSMARLQKLKRHHNKCLEHYVMEDNERRRLEKERTLLLCKVSQINEKLESGSGLPSASDEFGHLSADQVEETVMNTYSSSDVSEYTDYSDVDYVPDSDGSSSDESNQSISLSPDVKKTQTSQRFPELSRRKQQIHNEPTKTRKSSQLLTQDFPHSEESVFACNSISVPSSQSVQGKYTKKQYCLFCGKPYSKIARHLESAHSDEKEVAKALQFSKNSRERHIQLSILRKRGNFTHNVDTVRGGSGNMVACYRPTKTRKAKDYIHCLHCQGLYSKGTLWKHIKICPQNPDPSEGGKKYVRSLCAMSTPVGLDVSQSFKDVLCNMAYNEISAIVRSDRCILQLGQHFFNKIGSDKGKHDYIRQKLREIGRLLQEARKCTPLHNMEDFVIPSNFPHVVKAVKVVAGYNEETHSYQIPSLAMKLGHSLKKIASIVESNATIVGDNDLAKSVRRYLQVHQAKWSECISSCALTTLREAKWNTPQLLPFTQDVKLLHSHLEKKQEEMLRLLKICPSRDSYTGLTKVTLTQVILFNRRREGEVSKMHMSIFASRNKKELHDDLAICMSDFERKLCQHFMRLEIRGKRGRKVPVLLKPSMVHSMELLMEFREQCGVPTENPFLFARPGALSAYRGRDCIQQFAKECGAKQPEALSSTKLRKHIATMSKVLNLEENEADQLADFLGHDIRVHREYYRLPEGTLQLAKMSKVLMAMEEGTLSDFKGKKLDEIEINLDEKIDPRTIDDSSSSEEEEPDKQNDGLSEDYRSCDVQNLSVDSTQSHSEGVDVGRGGGKASSKRTWNVEEVKAVERHMMNFIRICRVPGKKECLQCLNAEPEVLKSRTWTGVKFYIKNRITALKRKGMM
- the LOC125729875 gene encoding uncharacterized protein LOC125729875 isoform X25, which encodes MFLLNNGIIFVFYEYNLSDNCNLHCYRMNSIRRKRCHPLQDVKLHIRLKSDKAVIEERYINVYKGRGVFSTVDICKGDFVVEYRGELLSEKESFKRKNGYSEAKSVFLYDFQWKGKNWCIDASQEDKSLGRLVNDEHRNPNCRMKVVDVEGSPHLCLFAVRDILSGEEINYNYGDSDWPWRRQVAVSSPPKEKSVQNDSQIPQLESGYIEAMDDSHAKKNKSLMDKQMTQTSDSFGEVMTAERKRKSSMARLQKLKRHHNKCLEHYVMEDNERRRLEKERTLLLCKVSQINEKLESGSGLPSASDEFGHLSADQVEETVMNTYSSSDVSEYTDYSDVDYVPDSDGSSSDESNQSISLSPDVKKTQTSQRFPELSRRKQQIHNEPTKTRKSSQLLTQDFPHSEESVFACNSISVPSSQSVQGKYTKKQYCLFCGKPYSKIARHLESAHSDEKEVAKALQFSKNSRERHIQLSILRKRGNFTHNVDTVRGGSGNMVACYRPTKTRKAKDYIHCLHCQGLYSKGTLWKHIKICPQNPDPSEGGKKYVRSLCAMSTPVGLDVSQSFKDVLCNMAYNEISAIVRSDRCILQLGQHFFNKIGSDKGKHDYIRQKLREIGRLLQEARKCTPLHNMEDFVIPSNFPHVVKAVKVVAGYNEETHSYQIPSLAMKLGHSLKKIASIVESNATIVGDNDLAKSVRRYLQVHQAKWSECISSCALTTLREAKWNTPQLLPFTQDVKLLHSHLEKKQEEMLRLLKICPSRDSYTGLTKVTLTQVILFNRRREGEVSKMHMSIFASRNKKELHDDLAICMSDFERKLCQHFMRLEIRGKRGRKVPVLLKPSMVHSMELLMEFREQCGVPTENPFLFARPGALSAYRGRDCIQQFAKECGAKQPEALSSTKLRKHIATMSKVLNLEENEADQLADFLGHDIRVHREYYRLPEGTLQLAKMSKVLMAMEEGTLSDFKGKKLDEIEINLDEKIDPRTIDDSSSSEEEEPDKQNDGLSEDYRSCDVQNLSVDSTQSHSEGVDVGRGGGKASSKRTWNVEEVKAVERHMMNFIRICRVPGKKECLQCLNAEPEVLKSRTWTGVKFYIKNRITALKRKGMM
- the LOC125729875 gene encoding uncharacterized protein LOC125729875 isoform X15 produces the protein MFLLNNGIIFVFYEYNLSDNCNLHCYRMNSIRRKRCHPLQDVKLHIRLKSDKAVIEERYINVYKGRGVFSTVDICKGDFVVEYRGELLSEKESFKRKNGYSEAKSVFLYDFQWKGKNWCIDASQEDKSLGRLVNDEHRNPNCRMKVVDVEGSPHLCLFAVRDILSGEEINYNYGDSDWPWRRQVAVSSPPKEKSVQNDSQIPQLESGYIEAMDDSHAKKNKSLMDKQMTQASDSFGEVMTAERKRKTSVVAVSSPPKEKSVQNDSQIPQLESGYIEAMDDSHAKKNKSLMDKQMTQASDSFGEVMTAERKRKTSVAMDDSHAKKNKSLMDKQMTQTSDSFGEVMTAERKRKSSMARLQKLKRHHNKCLEHYVMEDNERRRLEKERTLLLCKVSQINEKLESGSGLPSASDEFGHLSADQVEETVMNTYSSSDVSEYTDYSDVDYVPDSDGSSSDESNQSISLSPDVKKTQTSQRFPELSRRKQQIHNEPTKTRKSSQLLTQDFPHSEESVFACNSISVPSSQSVQGKYTKKQYCLFCGKPYSKIARHLESAHSDEKEVAKALQFSKNSRERHIQLSILRKRGNFTHNVDTVRGGSGNMVACYRPTKTRKAKDYIHCLHCQGLYSKGTLWKHIKICPQNPDPSEGGKKYVRSLCAMSTPVGLDVSQSFKDVLCNMAYNEISAIVRSDRCILQLGQHFFNKIGSDKGKHDYIRQKLREIGRLLQEARKCTPLHNMEDFVIPSNFPHVVKAVKVVAGYNEETHSYQIPSLAMKLGHSLKKIASIVESNATIVGDNDLAKSVRRYLQVHQAKWSECISSCALTTLREAKWNTPQLLPFTQDVKLLHSHLEKKQEEMLRLLKICPSRDSYTGLTKVTLTQVILFNRRREGEVSKMHMSIFASRNKKELHDDLAICMSDFERKLCQHFMRLEIRGKRGRKVPVLLKPSMVHSMELLMEFREQCGVPTENPFLFARPGALSAYRGRDCIQQFAKECGAKQPEALSSTKLRKHIATMSKVLNLEENEADQLADFLGHDIRVHREYYRLPEGTLQLAKMSKVLMAMEEGTLSDFKGKKLDEIEINLDEKIDPRTIDDSSSSEEEEPDKQNDGLSEDYRSCDVQNLSVDSTQSHSEGVDVGRGGGKASSKRTWNVEEVKAVERHMMNFIRICRVPGKKECLQCLNAEPEVLKSRTWTGVKFYIKNRITALKRKGMM